One window of Acipenser ruthenus chromosome 17, fAciRut3.2 maternal haplotype, whole genome shotgun sequence genomic DNA carries:
- the nmnat3 gene encoding nicotinamide/nicotinic acid mononucleotide adenylyltransferase 3 isoform X1 — MVGRIPLVLLACGSFNPITHQHMRLFELARDHLHQTGCYCQLLYCRRYKVIEGIVSPVSDEYGKKGLVSATHRVAMSRLALETSNWIGVDPWESKQQHWSETVEVLRHHYNRLLNPDHLKGSVQDTRVNKTGQDKQDMNSYPGSPQLKLLCGADFLETFKIPKLWREEHIVEVVGKFGLVCVSRGLTDTHRFIHESDTLTRHRHNIHLVREWIQNEISATEIRRALRRGQSVRYLLPDSVIEYIKQHDLYTAESELQNAGDILQPLKTNTE, encoded by the exons ATGGTCGGGAGGATTCCCCTAGTTCTGCTTGCATGTGGCTCCTTCAACCCCATTACCCACCAGCACATGCGCTTGTTTGAATTAGCGAGGGACCATCTGCATCAAACAGGTTGTTACTGCCAGCTCCTGTACTGCA GACGATATAAAGTCATTGAGGGCATCGTTTCCCCTGTCAGTGATGAATATGGCAAGAAAGGCCTGGTCTCGGCAACACACCGTGTTGCCATGAGTCGTCTGGCTCTGGAGACTTCTAACTGGATCGGAGTGGACCCCTGGGAGAGCAAACAACAGCACTGGAGCGAGACAGTCGAGGTACTGAG ACACCATTATAACAGACTGCTCAATCCTGATCACCTAAAGGGAAGTGTGCAAGATACACGTGTGAACAAGACAGGACAGGACAAGCAGGACATGAACTCATATCCAG gaTCACCGCAGCTGAAATTGCTCTGTGGGGCCGATTTCCTGGAGACATTCAAAATTCCTAAGCTGTGGAGGGAAGAGCACATTGTGGAAGTGGTCGGCAAGTTTGGCCTGGTGTGTGTCAGTCGCGGCTTGACAGACACGCACAGGTTCATACACGAGTCGGACACCCTCACCAGACACCGGCACAATATCCACTTGGTAAGGGAGTGGATCCAGAACGAAATCAGCGCCACCGAAATCCGGCGGGCTTTACGCCGGGGACAGAGTGTCAGGTACCTGCTCCCAGACTCTGTCATCGAGTACATTAAACAGCATGACTTGTACACTGCGGAGAGCGAGCTGCAGAATGCAGGTGACATCCTGCAGCCcctaaaaacaaacactgaatga
- the nmnat3 gene encoding nicotinamide/nicotinic acid mononucleotide adenylyltransferase 3 isoform X2 produces the protein MVGRIPLVLLACGSFNPITHQHMRLFELARDHLHQTGRYKVIEGIVSPVSDEYGKKGLVSATHRVAMSRLALETSNWIGVDPWESKQQHWSETVEVLRHHYNRLLNPDHLKGSVQDTRVNKTGQDKQDMNSYPGSPQLKLLCGADFLETFKIPKLWREEHIVEVVGKFGLVCVSRGLTDTHRFIHESDTLTRHRHNIHLVREWIQNEISATEIRRALRRGQSVRYLLPDSVIEYIKQHDLYTAESELQNAGDILQPLKTNTE, from the exons ATGGTCGGGAGGATTCCCCTAGTTCTGCTTGCATGTGGCTCCTTCAACCCCATTACCCACCAGCACATGCGCTTGTTTGAATTAGCGAGGGACCATCTGCATCAAACAG GACGATATAAAGTCATTGAGGGCATCGTTTCCCCTGTCAGTGATGAATATGGCAAGAAAGGCCTGGTCTCGGCAACACACCGTGTTGCCATGAGTCGTCTGGCTCTGGAGACTTCTAACTGGATCGGAGTGGACCCCTGGGAGAGCAAACAACAGCACTGGAGCGAGACAGTCGAGGTACTGAG ACACCATTATAACAGACTGCTCAATCCTGATCACCTAAAGGGAAGTGTGCAAGATACACGTGTGAACAAGACAGGACAGGACAAGCAGGACATGAACTCATATCCAG gaTCACCGCAGCTGAAATTGCTCTGTGGGGCCGATTTCCTGGAGACATTCAAAATTCCTAAGCTGTGGAGGGAAGAGCACATTGTGGAAGTGGTCGGCAAGTTTGGCCTGGTGTGTGTCAGTCGCGGCTTGACAGACACGCACAGGTTCATACACGAGTCGGACACCCTCACCAGACACCGGCACAATATCCACTTGGTAAGGGAGTGGATCCAGAACGAAATCAGCGCCACCGAAATCCGGCGGGCTTTACGCCGGGGACAGAGTGTCAGGTACCTGCTCCCAGACTCTGTCATCGAGTACATTAAACAGCATGACTTGTACACTGCGGAGAGCGAGCTGCAGAATGCAGGTGACATCCTGCAGCCcctaaaaacaaacactgaatga
- the LOC117423470 gene encoding retinol-binding protein 1-like translates to MPTDFNGYWKMLSNDNFEEYLKALDLNVAIRKVVTLLKPDKDVIQNGDHMIIKTLSTFKNYVMDFEVGKEFEEDLSGVDDRKCMTTVTWEGEKLVCVQKGEKPGRGWTQWVDGDEMHLEIRVNGVVCKQVFKKVQQ, encoded by the exons ATGCCTACAGATTTCAATGGATATTGGAAGATGCTCAGTAATGACAACTTTGAGGAGTACTTGAAAGCATTGG ACTTGAATGTTGCAATTCGGAAAGTCGTTACCTTGCTGAAACCCGATAAAGACGTCATTCAGAATGGAGATCACATGATCATTAAAACTCTCAGCACCTTTAAAAATTATGTCATGGATTTCGAAGTCGGTAAGGAGTTCGAAGAGGATTTGTCGGGGGTGGATGATCGCAAATGCATG ACCACAGTGACCTGGGAAGGAGAGAAGCTTGTGTGTGTGCAGAAAGGAGAGAAACCAGGAAGAGGCTGGACTCAGTGGGTGGATGGAGATGAAATGCACCTG GAAATAAGGGTTAATGGAGTAGTATGCAAACAAGTCTTCAAGAAGGTGCAGCAATGA
- the LOC117423472 gene encoding retinol-binding protein 2-like: protein MLASHKKAHRICCRQASFSSCLNSSVKMPVDYNGTWEMESNENFEGYMKALGIDFATRKIAQHLTQTKVLSQNGDKFETKTLSTFRNYELNYTVGEEFEEHTKGLDNRVVKTLVTWDGDKLVCVQKGEKQNRGWKHWIEGDKLHLEITCEDQVCHQVFKKKN, encoded by the exons ATGTTGGCGTCCCATAAAAAGGCTCATAGGATCTGCTGCAGACAAGCTAGTTTCTCCAGCTGTCTGAACTCGTCTGTGAAAATGCCTGTTGACTACAATGGAACGTGGGAGATGGAAAGCAATGAAAACTTCGAAGGCTATATGAAAGCTCTCG GTATAGACTTTGCTACACGCAAGATCGCTCAGCACCTGACTCAAACTAAAGTGCTCTCCCAGAATGGCGACAAGTTTGAAACAAAAACCCTGAGCACCTTCAGAAACTACGAGTTGAACTATACAGTCGGGGAAGAGTTTGAGGAGCACACCAAGGGGCTGGACAACAGAGTGGTCAAG ACACTGGTGACGTGGGACGGTGACAAGCTGGTTTGTGTTCAGAAAGGAGAGAAGCAGAACCGAGGCTGGAAACACTGGATTGAAGGAGACAAACTGCACCTG GAGATTACATGTGAAGACCAGGTCTGCCATCAggtttttaagaagaaaaattaA